The following proteins are encoded in a genomic region of Shinella zoogloeoides:
- a CDS encoding DUF1007 family protein: MRFLPLLVAGTALLAPVAALAHPHIFAEARLEVVADEGGTISELRNVWRFDEMFSASVVMDFDKNSNGQLDPDELAEVGKTVLESLEEFNYYTTITEDGRTLKVAKPDVINVDFKDGQLLMFFTVKPGEVMPLKGKLTFGVYDPTMYASMDFASDSDLVTVGDKLDACKHQVVRPDPDEVLSQNQSSLTDAFFNDPTGTDMSKLFATRLEVTC, from the coding sequence ATGCGATTCCTTCCTCTTCTCGTCGCCGGCACGGCCCTTCTTGCCCCCGTCGCCGCGCTGGCGCATCCGCACATCTTCGCCGAAGCCCGGCTGGAGGTGGTCGCGGATGAAGGGGGGACGATCAGCGAGCTGCGCAATGTCTGGCGCTTCGACGAGATGTTCTCGGCCAGCGTCGTCATGGATTTCGACAAGAACAGCAACGGCCAGCTCGATCCGGACGAACTGGCCGAGGTCGGCAAGACGGTGCTCGAATCGCTGGAGGAGTTCAACTACTACACGACGATCACCGAGGACGGCAGGACGCTGAAGGTCGCCAAGCCGGACGTGATCAATGTCGACTTCAAGGACGGCCAGCTCCTGATGTTCTTCACGGTCAAGCCCGGCGAGGTCATGCCGCTCAAGGGCAAGCTCACCTTCGGCGTCTACGATCCCACCATGTATGCCTCGATGGACTTCGCCTCCGACAGCGATCTCGTGACCGTCGGCGACAAGCTCGATGCCTGCAAGCATCAGGTGGTGCGGCCGGATCCCGACGAAGTGCTCTCGCAGAACCAGAGCAGCCTGACCGACGCCTTCTTCAACGACCCGACCGGCACCGACATGTCGAAACTCTTCGCCACCCGGCTGGAGGTCACATGCTGA
- a CDS encoding LysR family transcriptional regulator → MDTLTRIRAFIDVVDAEGFSAASRKTGRSKALLSKYVRELEDELGTLLLNRTTRQFSMTEAGHTYYRTASDILKEIDNLADLVREKNTDLRGKLKVSAPRTFVDADIGQSLIDFGREHPELSLEIVSDDRFVDLVEEGFDVAIRITRLEDSALIARKLGDFYLKICVTEEFLEHAGPINHPSDLARLPCIIDTNGRSHSNWRFIDDKGASFSVPVAGHIEVNSPTAAVRAAASGLGVAQVPAFIARPCLDSGRIVSILEDYLPTDRGIYAIYPHRRYLPAKVRTFVDFLHAWFRRNPGVEA, encoded by the coding sequence ATGGATACACTGACCCGAATCCGGGCCTTTATCGACGTCGTCGACGCCGAAGGCTTTTCCGCCGCCTCGCGCAAGACCGGCCGGTCCAAGGCGCTGCTGTCGAAATATGTGCGCGAACTGGAGGACGAGCTGGGAACGCTCCTGCTCAACCGCACGACCCGCCAGTTCTCGATGACCGAGGCGGGCCATACCTATTACCGCACCGCCTCCGACATCCTGAAGGAGATCGACAACCTCGCCGATCTCGTGCGCGAGAAGAACACGGACCTGCGCGGCAAGCTGAAGGTCTCCGCCCCCCGCACCTTCGTCGATGCCGATATCGGCCAGTCGCTGATCGATTTCGGCCGCGAGCATCCCGAGCTCTCGCTGGAGATCGTTTCGGACGACCGCTTCGTCGATCTCGTCGAGGAAGGCTTCGACGTGGCGATCCGCATCACGCGGCTGGAGGACTCCGCCCTCATCGCCCGCAAGCTCGGCGATTTCTACCTGAAGATCTGCGTGACCGAGGAATTCCTCGAACATGCCGGCCCGATCAACCATCCGAGCGATCTCGCCCGCCTGCCCTGCATCATCGACACCAACGGCAGGTCGCACAGCAACTGGCGCTTCATCGACGACAAGGGCGCAAGCTTTTCCGTTCCGGTCGCCGGCCATATCGAAGTGAACAGCCCGACGGCGGCCGTGCGCGCGGCGGCAAGCGGCCTCGGCGTCGCGCAGGTGCCGGCCTTCATCGCCCGCCCCTGCCTCGATTCGGGCCGCATCGTCTCGATCCTGGAGGATTATCTTCCGACGGACCGCGGCATCTATGCGATCTATCCGCACCGGCGCTACCTGCCGGCCAAGGTGCGCACATTCGTCGATTTCCTGCACGCCTGGTTCCGCCGCAATCCGGGCGTGGAAGCATAG
- a CDS encoding nickel/cobalt transporter, translated as MLSRGRALSLVTLALAVAATATLAHAQSPLGIGSAEPGFNTTGAFGGLFAWINAQQQGFYRLMTGALKDMRQNPWAASTLVTLSFAYGVFHAAGPGHGKAVISSYMLANEVELKRGVALSFLSSILQGVVAILLVGAAYLFLRGTTVSMTDATRALETGSYALIALFGAWLLFRKLRPAPRVSRLGVQAVEVRGHAHHHHHAGEVCSTCGHAHAPDPSLLKGDRFALREAWSAIVAVGLRPCSGALIVLSFALLNGLYLGGVLAVLAMSIGTAITVSTLATLAVTAKGAAVRFAGNGSAALRVGTAIEIAGAALVMIMGLLLLGASLQG; from the coding sequence ATGCTGAGTCGCGGCCGTGCCCTTTCGCTTGTCACGCTGGCTCTTGCCGTCGCGGCGACGGCAACCCTCGCCCACGCCCAGTCGCCGCTCGGCATCGGCTCGGCGGAGCCCGGCTTCAACACGACCGGCGCCTTCGGCGGCCTCTTTGCCTGGATCAACGCGCAGCAGCAGGGCTTCTACCGGCTGATGACCGGCGCGCTGAAGGACATGCGCCAGAACCCCTGGGCGGCCTCGACGCTCGTGACACTTTCCTTCGCCTACGGCGTCTTCCATGCCGCCGGCCCCGGCCACGGCAAGGCGGTCATCTCCTCCTACATGCTGGCAAACGAGGTGGAGCTGAAGCGCGGTGTCGCTCTTTCCTTCCTCTCCTCCATCCTGCAGGGCGTCGTCGCCATCCTGCTGGTGGGCGCCGCCTATCTCTTCCTGCGCGGCACCACGGTCTCGATGACGGACGCGACGCGGGCGCTGGAAACCGGCAGCTACGCCCTCATCGCCCTCTTCGGCGCATGGCTTCTCTTCCGCAAGCTCCGCCCCGCCCCCCGCGTCTCCAGGCTCGGCGTGCAGGCGGTCGAGGTGCGCGGCCATGCGCATCATCACCATCATGCGGGCGAGGTTTGCTCGACCTGCGGCCACGCCCATGCGCCGGACCCGTCGCTGCTGAAAGGCGATCGCTTCGCGCTGCGCGAGGCGTGGTCGGCCATCGTCGCCGTGGGACTGCGCCCCTGCTCCGGCGCGCTCATCGTGCTGAGCTTCGCGCTTCTGAACGGCCTCTATCTCGGCGGCGTGCTCGCCGTGCTCGCCATGTCGATCGGCACGGCCATCACGGTCTCGACCCTCGCTACGCTCGCCGTCACCGCCAAGGGCGCGGCCGTGCGCTTCGCCGGCAACGGCTCGGCGGCGCTGCGCGTCGGCACCGCCATCGAGATCGCCGGGGCGGCGCTCGTGATGATCATGGGGCTGCTCCTGCTCGGAGCCTCGCTGCAGGGCTAA
- a CDS encoding Gfo/Idh/MocA family oxidoreductase, with amino-acid sequence MAIEGSANETRERRIRLGMVGGGSGAFIGAVHRIAARLDDHYELVAGALSSSPEKAEQSARELGLDPSRSYGSFKEMAIREAKLKNGIEAVAIVTPNHVHYEAAREFLKRGIHVICDKPLTSTLADARKLKKLTEESDALFVLTHNYTGYPMVRQAREMIRNGELGAIRLVQMEYPQDWLTEDIESSGQKQAAWRTDPTKSGAGGSTGDIGTHAYNLGCFVSGLELDELAADLDSFVPGRRLDDNAHVMMRFKEKDGVRAKGTLWCSQVAPGHENGLKVRVYGTRGGLEWVQADPNYLWYTPFGEPKRLITRGGAGSGPAAARVSRVPSGHPEGYLEGFANIYSEAARAIHAKRSGAKVDPAVTYPTVDDGLKGMLFVDACVQSSKKNGAWVKV; translated from the coding sequence ATGGCAATCGAAGGAAGCGCAAACGAAACGCGGGAGCGCCGCATCCGGCTCGGCATGGTCGGTGGCGGCTCGGGCGCGTTCATCGGCGCGGTGCACCGCATCGCCGCCCGGCTTGACGATCATTATGAGCTCGTCGCCGGCGCGCTCTCGTCCTCGCCGGAAAAGGCCGAGCAGTCGGCGCGCGAACTCGGGCTCGACCCGTCGCGCAGCTACGGCAGCTTCAAGGAGATGGCGATCCGCGAGGCCAAGCTGAAGAACGGCATCGAGGCCGTGGCGATCGTCACGCCGAACCATGTGCATTACGAGGCCGCCAGGGAATTCCTGAAGCGCGGCATCCACGTCATCTGCGACAAGCCGCTGACCTCGACGCTGGCCGACGCCCGCAAGCTGAAGAAGCTCACGGAAGAGAGCGATGCGCTCTTCGTGCTCACCCACAACTACACCGGCTATCCGATGGTCCGGCAGGCCCGCGAGATGATCCGGAACGGCGAGCTCGGCGCGATCCGCCTCGTGCAGATGGAATATCCGCAGGACTGGCTGACGGAGGATATCGAGAGCAGCGGCCAGAAACAGGCCGCCTGGCGCACCGACCCCACGAAATCCGGCGCGGGCGGCTCCACCGGCGATATCGGTACCCATGCCTACAATCTCGGCTGCTTCGTCTCCGGCCTCGAGCTGGACGAGCTTGCTGCCGATCTCGACAGCTTCGTGCCCGGCCGCCGGCTGGATGACAACGCCCATGTCATGATGCGCTTCAAGGAGAAGGACGGTGTGCGGGCGAAGGGCACGCTCTGGTGCAGCCAGGTCGCGCCCGGCCATGAGAACGGCCTCAAGGTCCGCGTCTACGGCACCAGGGGCGGCCTCGAATGGGTGCAGGCCGATCCGAACTATCTCTGGTACACGCCCTTCGGCGAGCCGAAGCGCCTCATCACCCGGGGCGGTGCAGGCTCCGGCCCGGCCGCCGCCCGCGTCAGCCGCGTGCCGTCCGGCCACCCGGAAGGCTACCTCGAAGGCTTCGCCAATATCTATTCCGAAGCCGCCCGCGCCATCCATGCCAAGCGCAGCGGCGCGAAGGTCGATCCCGCCGTCACCTATCCGACGGTCGATGACGGCCTCAAGGGCATGCTCTTCGTCGATGCCTGCGTGCAGTCGTCGAAGAAGAACGGGGCCTGGGTAAAGGTGTAA
- a CDS encoding GH1 family beta-glucosidase → MIDPKTLADRFPGDFLFGVATAAFQIEGAAKMDGRKPSIWDAFSNMPGRVFGRHNGDVACDHYNRLEEDLDLIKSLGVEAYRFSIAWPRIVPEGTGPVNEKGLDFYDRLVDGLKARGMKAYATLYHWDLPLMLAGEGGWTARQTAYAFQRYARTVIARLGDRLDAVATFNEPWCSVWLSHLYGIHAPGEGNMDAALHALHFTNLAHGLGVSAIRAERPDLPVGLVLNAHSIYPGSDSPADKAAADRAFDFHNGVFFGPVFKGEYPESFLSALGHRMPAIEPGDMETIAQPLDWWGLNYYTPMRIADDPAEAAEFPATVPAPPVADIKTDIGWEVYAPALGDLVRKLNADYTLPDCYITENGACYNMGVENGTVDDQPRLDYIADHLGVTADLINEGYPMRGYFAWSLMDNFEWAEGYRMRFGIVHVDYETQVRTVKKSGHWYGALAGQFPKGNHRAG, encoded by the coding sequence ATGATCGATCCCAAGACCCTTGCCGACCGCTTTCCCGGCGATTTCCTCTTCGGCGTGGCGACCGCCGCCTTCCAGATCGAGGGCGCGGCGAAGATGGACGGCCGCAAGCCGTCGATCTGGGATGCCTTCTCCAACATGCCGGGCCGCGTCTTCGGCCGGCATAACGGCGATGTCGCCTGCGATCACTACAACCGGCTGGAGGAAGACCTCGATCTCATCAAGTCGCTCGGCGTCGAGGCCTATCGTTTCTCCATCGCCTGGCCGCGCATCGTGCCGGAGGGCACCGGCCCGGTGAACGAGAAGGGGCTCGATTTCTACGACCGCCTCGTCGACGGCCTGAAGGCGCGCGGCATGAAGGCCTATGCCACGCTCTACCATTGGGACCTGCCGCTGATGCTGGCGGGAGAGGGCGGCTGGACCGCGCGGCAGACCGCCTATGCCTTCCAGCGCTACGCCAGGACCGTCATCGCCCGCCTCGGCGACCGGCTGGATGCGGTGGCGACCTTCAACGAGCCCTGGTGCTCCGTCTGGCTCAGCCACCTCTACGGCATCCACGCGCCCGGCGAGGGCAACATGGATGCGGCGCTGCACGCCCTGCATTTCACCAATCTCGCCCATGGCCTCGGCGTCTCGGCCATCCGCGCCGAGCGGCCGGACCTGCCCGTCGGCCTCGTGCTGAACGCCCATTCGATCTATCCGGGCAGCGACAGCCCGGCGGACAAGGCGGCCGCCGACCGCGCCTTCGATTTCCACAACGGCGTCTTCTTCGGCCCGGTCTTCAAGGGCGAATATCCGGAAAGCTTCCTCTCCGCCCTCGGCCACCGCATGCCCGCCATCGAGCCCGGCGACATGGAAACGATCGCCCAGCCGCTCGACTGGTGGGGCCTCAACTACTACACGCCCATGCGCATTGCCGACGATCCGGCTGAAGCCGCGGAATTCCCGGCGACCGTGCCGGCCCCGCCGGTGGCGGATATCAAGACGGATATCGGCTGGGAGGTCTACGCGCCCGCCCTCGGCGATCTCGTGCGCAAGCTCAATGCCGACTACACGCTGCCCGACTGCTACATCACGGAAAACGGCGCCTGCTACAATATGGGCGTGGAGAACGGCACGGTGGATGACCAGCCCCGCCTCGACTACATCGCCGACCATCTCGGCGTCACGGCGGACCTCATCAACGAGGGCTACCCGATGCGCGGCTATTTCGCCTGGAGCCTCATGGACAATTTCGAATGGGCGGAAGGTTACCGCATGCGCTTCGGCATCGTGCATGTCGATTACGAGACGCAGGTGCGCACGGTGAAGAAGAGCGGCCACTGGTATGGCGCGCTGGCGGGGCAGTTCCCGAAGGGCAACCACCGCGCGGGCTGA
- a CDS encoding rhodanese-related sulfurtransferase → MTNTIPSPAGNDGFLVAALYHFVSVPRFAELRGPLQALCEENGVRGTLLLAHEGINGTIAGPDAGVQAVLSFLRAQPEFSGLEHKESRAGEMPFLRMKVRLKKEIVTMGVEDIDPNRSVGTYVAPKDWNALISDPDTIVIDTRNDYETAIGIFKGAVDPNTKTFREFPDWVRENTGLHNKPKIAMYCTGGIRCEKATAFMKAEGFDEVYHLKGGILKYLEEVPPEESLWEGACFVFDERVSVLHGLEEGEHKLCRACRHPLTAEEITSPLYEAGVSCPHCYSERSEEDRMRFRQRQKQMDLAKKRGERHLGK, encoded by the coding sequence ATGACAAACACGATCCCTTCGCCCGCTGGAAACGACGGCTTCCTCGTCGCCGCGCTCTATCATTTCGTCTCGGTTCCGCGCTTTGCCGAACTGCGCGGTCCCCTGCAGGCGCTCTGCGAGGAAAACGGCGTGCGCGGCACGCTGCTGCTCGCCCATGAGGGCATCAACGGCACCATCGCCGGGCCGGATGCCGGCGTCCAGGCCGTGCTTTCCTTCCTGCGCGCCCAGCCGGAATTTTCCGGGCTGGAGCACAAGGAAAGCCGCGCCGGCGAGATGCCCTTCCTGCGCATGAAGGTGCGGCTGAAGAAGGAGATCGTAACGATGGGCGTCGAGGATATCGACCCCAACCGCTCCGTCGGCACCTATGTCGCGCCAAAGGACTGGAACGCGCTGATCTCCGATCCCGACACGATCGTCATCGACACGCGCAACGACTACGAGACGGCCATCGGCATCTTCAAGGGCGCGGTCGATCCGAACACGAAGACCTTCCGCGAGTTTCCGGACTGGGTGCGCGAGAATACCGGCCTGCACAACAAGCCGAAGATCGCCATGTACTGCACCGGCGGCATCCGCTGCGAGAAGGCGACCGCCTTCATGAAGGCCGAGGGCTTCGACGAGGTCTACCACCTCAAGGGCGGCATCCTGAAATATCTGGAGGAAGTGCCGCCGGAGGAAAGCCTGTGGGAGGGCGCGTGCTTCGTCTTCGACGAGCGCGTCTCCGTTCTGCATGGCCTGGAGGAAGGCGAGCACAAGCTCTGCCGCGCCTGCCGCCATCCGCTGACGGCGGAGGAAATCACCTCCCCGCTCTATGAGGCCGGCGTCTCCTGTCCGCATTGCTACAGCGAGCGCAGCGAGGAAGACCGCATGCGCTTCCGCCAGCGGCAGAAGCAGATGGACCTCGCGAAGAAGCGCGGCGAGCGGCACCTCGGGAAGTAG
- the odc2 gene encoding ornithine/lysine decarboxylase, giving the protein MASARIIDFLNTRRPDGPCLVVDLDVVRDNFKAFRHALPDSAIYYAVKANPAPEILRLLASMGSNFDCASVAEIEMALDAGATASRISFGNTIKKERDVAKAHALGVSLFAVDSHEEVEKISRAAPGARVFCRVLTDGEGAEWPLSRKFGCVPQMAVDVLVYAHQLGLTSYGVSFHVGSQMTKLDAWDSALADAKRVFVQLAKQGIELKMVNMGGGFPTKYLRDVPSAEAYGQAIFGALKKHFGNQIPETIIEPGRGMVGNAGVIKAEVVLVSKKSDNDNHRWVFLDIGKFGGLAETMDEAIRYPIRTERDADEMEPCVLAGPTCDSADVMYEKNMYPLPITLSIGDEVLIEGTGAYTTTYSAVAFNGFEPLKAYVI; this is encoded by the coding sequence ATGGCTTCTGCACGTATTATCGACTTCCTGAACACCCGACGTCCCGACGGCCCGTGCCTCGTGGTCGACCTCGATGTCGTGCGCGACAACTTCAAGGCCTTCCGCCATGCGCTGCCCGACAGCGCGATCTACTATGCCGTGAAGGCCAACCCGGCGCCGGAAATCCTGCGCCTCCTCGCCTCCATGGGCTCCAACTTCGATTGCGCGTCCGTCGCCGAGATCGAAATGGCGCTCGATGCCGGCGCGACCGCTTCGCGCATCTCCTTCGGCAACACGATCAAGAAGGAACGCGACGTCGCTAAGGCCCATGCGCTCGGCGTCTCGCTCTTCGCTGTCGACAGCCATGAGGAAGTCGAGAAGATTTCGCGCGCCGCCCCCGGCGCGCGTGTCTTCTGCCGCGTCCTGACCGATGGCGAAGGCGCCGAATGGCCGCTGTCGCGCAAGTTCGGCTGCGTGCCGCAGATGGCCGTCGACGTGCTCGTCTATGCGCACCAGCTGGGCCTCACGTCCTACGGCGTCTCGTTCCATGTCGGCTCGCAGATGACGAAGCTCGACGCCTGGGATTCGGCCCTTGCCGATGCCAAGCGCGTCTTCGTGCAGCTTGCCAAGCAGGGCATCGAGCTGAAGATGGTCAATATGGGCGGCGGCTTCCCGACGAAGTACCTGCGCGACGTTCCGTCCGCCGAAGCCTATGGCCAGGCGATCTTCGGTGCGCTGAAGAAGCACTTCGGCAACCAGATCCCGGAAACCATCATCGAGCCGGGCCGCGGCATGGTCGGCAATGCGGGCGTGATCAAGGCGGAAGTCGTCCTCGTCTCGAAGAAGTCGGACAACGACAACCACCGCTGGGTCTTCCTCGACATCGGCAAGTTCGGCGGCCTCGCCGAAACCATGGACGAGGCGATCCGCTACCCGATCCGCACCGAGCGCGACGCGGACGAGATGGAGCCCTGCGTGCTCGCCGGCCCGACCTGCGATTCGGCCGACGTGATGTACGAGAAGAACATGTATCCGCTGCCGATCACCCTTTCGATCGGCGACGAGGTTCTGATCGAGGGCACCGGCGCCTATACGACGACCTATTCGGCCGTCGCCTTCAACGGCTTCGAGCCGCTCAAGGCCTACGTCATCTGA
- a CDS encoding CYTH domain-containing protein — translation MAKEIERKFLVSGQRWRSAANEGIAIRQAYIVAQDDRSLRVRLYGDGRARITLKVGHAALVRDEYEFDIDRDEAEDMLRHAVGKVIEKVRYKVPHEGHVWEVDVYDGAHRGLVIAEVELSSIHDEPELPNWVGREVTGESRYSNQSMALGISNGASLRQLA, via the coding sequence ATGGCAAAAGAGATCGAGCGGAAGTTCCTGGTATCGGGGCAACGATGGCGCAGTGCCGCGAACGAGGGCATCGCCATAAGGCAGGCCTATATCGTCGCGCAGGACGACCGGTCGCTGCGGGTTCGCCTCTATGGCGACGGACGGGCGCGCATCACGCTGAAAGTCGGCCATGCCGCGCTGGTGCGCGACGAATACGAATTCGACATCGATCGCGACGAGGCCGAGGACATGCTGCGCCATGCCGTCGGCAAGGTCATCGAGAAGGTGCGCTACAAGGTGCCTCATGAAGGCCATGTCTGGGAGGTCGACGTCTATGACGGCGCCCATCGCGGCCTGGTGATCGCCGAGGTCGAGCTCTCCTCGATCCACGACGAGCCGGAACTGCCCAACTGGGTGGGCCGGGAAGTGACCGGCGAAAGCCGCTATTCCAACCAGTCGATGGCGCTCGGCATCAGCAATGGCGCGAGCCTTCGCCAGCTCGCCTGA
- a CDS encoding GNAT family protein, whose protein sequence is MRDLKDWKGCPPPAPVTLEGRTVRIEPYDRARHLQPLWDAFGGMAINPLLRYFTQADFSGIEGFDTWSEGAIKSGWVREVIVDKASGKPVGMAHYMRPDPANGVVEIGGIAHGGGMSRSPLSTEAQYLLARHVFEDLGYRRYEWKCHNDNAASKRTAARLGFTFEGVFRQHMLSKGENRDTAWFSIIDSEWPVVAKAFDAWLLPENFDAEGRQKRRLEDIRAEIAKADAA, encoded by the coding sequence ATGCGCGATCTCAAGGACTGGAAAGGTTGCCCGCCGCCGGCGCCGGTGACGCTCGAAGGGCGCACTGTGCGCATCGAGCCCTATGATCGCGCCAGGCACCTCCAGCCGCTCTGGGATGCCTTCGGCGGCATGGCGATCAACCCGCTGCTGCGCTACTTCACGCAGGCCGACTTCTCGGGCATCGAGGGTTTCGACACGTGGTCGGAAGGCGCGATCAAGTCCGGCTGGGTGCGCGAGGTCATCGTCGACAAGGCGAGCGGCAAGCCAGTCGGCATGGCGCATTACATGCGGCCCGACCCGGCCAATGGCGTGGTCGAGATCGGCGGCATCGCCCATGGCGGGGGCATGTCGCGCTCGCCGCTCTCCACCGAGGCGCAGTATCTCCTCGCCAGGCATGTCTTCGAGGATCTCGGCTATCGCCGCTACGAGTGGAAGTGCCATAACGACAACGCGGCCAGCAAGCGCACCGCCGCCCGTCTCGGCTTCACCTTCGAAGGCGTCTTCCGCCAGCACATGCTCTCCAAGGGCGAGAACCGCGATACTGCCTGGTTCTCGATCATCGACAGTGAATGGCCGGTCGTCGCCAAGGCCTTCGATGCCTGGCTCCTGCCGGAGAACTTCGATGCCGAGGGACGGCAGAAGCGCAGGCTGGAGGATATCCGCGCCGAGATCGCCAAGGCGGACGCGGCGTGA
- a CDS encoding 2-dehydro-3-deoxy-phosphogluconate aldolase, with translation MREKNAKLLSVLKLQPVVPVLVVDDVKTAVPLARALVAGGLKAIEITLRTTAALEAIRAVANEVEGAVAGAGTILNAAQYEAAVEAGSQFIVSPGTTQELIDAAADSEIPLLPGAATASEVMGLREEGYQVMKFFPAEQAGGAAYLKSLSSPLAGTLFCPTGGISLSNARDYLSLPNVVCVGGSWVAPKDLVAKGDWASIEKLAAEAAALKG, from the coding sequence ATGCGCGAGAAAAACGCCAAGCTCCTTTCCGTCCTGAAGCTGCAGCCGGTGGTGCCGGTGCTGGTCGTCGACGACGTCAAGACGGCGGTTCCGCTCGCGCGGGCGCTGGTCGCCGGCGGGCTGAAGGCCATCGAGATCACCCTTCGCACGACGGCCGCACTGGAGGCGATCCGCGCGGTCGCCAACGAGGTCGAGGGCGCCGTCGCCGGTGCCGGCACGATCCTCAATGCCGCGCAGTACGAGGCGGCGGTCGAGGCGGGCTCGCAGTTCATCGTCAGCCCCGGCACGACGCAGGAGCTGATCGATGCGGCGGCGGATTCCGAAATCCCGCTGCTGCCGGGCGCGGCCACCGCCAGCGAGGTCATGGGCCTTCGCGAGGAGGGCTATCAGGTCATGAAGTTCTTCCCGGCCGAGCAGGCGGGCGGAGCGGCCTATCTCAAGTCGCTGTCCTCGCCGCTCGCCGGCACGCTGTTCTGCCCGACGGGCGGCATCTCGCTTTCCAATGCGCGCGATTATCTCTCGCTGCCGAATGTCGTGTGCGTCGGCGGCTCGTGGGTCGCGCCGAAGGATCTCGTCGCCAAGGGCGACTGGGCGAGCATCGAGAAGCTTGCCGCCGAAGCCGCCGCCCTCAAGGGCTGA
- a CDS encoding HD-GYP domain-containing protein: protein MVRRIPKHLVRKGMFIESVECPDTEFSGRRFLVQSDDTLRAILATSATYALVNPQKSTVDIDGAAPSTLQAEERQRTIETVAQATQTLRGSFDAVRMGQLQVEALNPVADEISDRIEASPDIFLKVTRLKSKDKGTYVHSLAVSALMMRLARSLGYAEDAMRELGVAGLLHDVGKLMVPNAILNKNGGLEAAERRVVRNHPEIGYRLLKEQGNVSEMILDICRYHHEALDGSGYPAGLKADRIGPEIRLATVCDVFEALTSTRPYKRPWTARDALNWMFDREQLFDKKMVIRLGGIFAD from the coding sequence GTGGTACGGCGAATTCCGAAACATCTCGTTCGCAAGGGCATGTTCATCGAATCCGTGGAATGCCCCGATACCGAATTTTCCGGCCGCCGCTTCCTCGTCCAGTCCGACGACACGCTGCGCGCCATCCTCGCCACCTCGGCCACCTATGCGCTGGTCAACCCGCAGAAGAGTACTGTCGATATCGACGGTGCCGCTCCCTCGACATTGCAGGCGGAAGAGCGCCAGCGCACGATCGAGACCGTGGCGCAGGCGACGCAAACGCTGCGCGGAAGCTTCGATGCGGTTCGCATGGGGCAATTGCAGGTGGAGGCGCTGAACCCGGTCGCGGACGAGATTTCCGACCGGATCGAGGCTTCGCCCGATATCTTCCTCAAGGTCACGCGCCTCAAGAGCAAGGACAAGGGCACCTATGTGCATTCGCTGGCGGTGAGCGCGCTGATGATGCGGCTTGCCCGCTCACTCGGTTATGCCGAGGACGCGATGCGCGAGCTCGGCGTCGCCGGATTGCTGCACGATGTCGGCAAGCTGATGGTGCCCAACGCCATTCTCAACAAGAACGGCGGGCTGGAGGCGGCGGAACGGCGGGTGGTGCGCAACCATCCGGAAATCGGCTATCGCCTGCTGAAGGAGCAGGGCAACGTCTCGGAGATGATCCTGGACATCTGCAGGTATCATCACGAGGCGCTTGACGGCAGCGGCTACCCGGCCGGGCTCAAAGCCGACAGGATCGGCCCTGAAATCCGCCTCGCCACGGTCTGCGACGTCTTCGAGGCCCTGACGAGCACCCGCCCCTACAAGCGCCCCTGGACCGCCAGGGACGCGCTGAACTGGATGTTCGACCGCGAACAGCTCTTCGACAAGAAGATGGTCATCCGCCTCGGCGGCATCTTCGCCGATTGA
- a CDS encoding tellurite resistance TerB family protein, which produces MFDPKTLLDQFLGSQVPGAGGTVRDRAGQVTQLAKDNPLATIAIAGVLLGTDGGRKVAGSALKLGSLAAIAGLGYQAYKNYRDGQNPAETAQAGTPELLPPPADSGFHPEAVGTDFALVLVRAMIAASRADGHIDDAERARIMDKLKVSGLGADAARFLEDELANPVDLDAIVAAATTEEQRVELYTASRLAIEPKTRAERGYLDLLAGRLGLADALVDHIEATVSAATV; this is translated from the coding sequence ATGTTCGACCCCAAGACGTTGCTCGACCAGTTCCTCGGCTCGCAGGTGCCGGGCGCGGGCGGAACCGTGCGCGACCGCGCCGGCCAGGTCACCCAACTCGCCAAGGACAATCCGCTCGCCACCATCGCCATTGCCGGCGTGCTGCTCGGCACGGATGGCGGGCGCAAGGTCGCGGGCTCGGCGTTGAAGCTCGGCAGCCTCGCCGCCATCGCCGGCCTCGGCTACCAGGCCTACAAGAATTATCGCGACGGACAGAACCCGGCGGAGACCGCGCAGGCCGGTACGCCGGAGCTCCTGCCGCCGCCGGCCGATTCCGGCTTCCATCCCGAGGCGGTCGGCACCGATTTCGCCCTCGTCCTCGTGCGCGCCATGATCGCCGCCTCGCGCGCCGACGGCCATATCGACGATGCCGAGCGCGCCCGCATCATGGACAAGCTGAAGGTCTCCGGGCTCGGCGCCGACGCCGCCCGGTTCCTCGAGGACGAGCTTGCCAATCCGGTCGATCTCGACGCGATCGTCGCGGCCGCGACGACCGAGGAGCAGCGCGTCGAGCTCTATACCGCCTCTCGCCTCGCCATCGAGCCGAAGACGCGCGCCGAGCGCGGTTATCTCGATCTTCTCGCCGGGCGCCTCGGCCTTGCCGATGCGCTGGTCGACCATATCGAGGCGACGGTTTCGGCCGCGACCGTCTGA